The Aspergillus chevalieri M1 DNA, chromosome 5, nearly complete sequence genome includes a region encoding these proteins:
- a CDS encoding putative DUF814 domain protein (COG:U;~EggNog:ENOG410Q113;~InterPro:IPR008532,IPR021846;~PFAM:PF11923,PF05670,PF05833) has translation MKQRFSSLDVKVITRELASEVVNLRVSNIYDLSSRIFLFKLAKPDHRRQLIIDSGFRCHVTQYSRTTATTPSHFVTRLRKALKSRRVTSVEQIGTDRIIDFSFSDGMYHLFLEFFAGGNIILTDREYNILAVFRTVPEEEVRVGLKYTVTDKQNYHGVPDITAERIRETLEKAQEAFAKEEAGPKKSKKKGVDVLRKALSQGFPEYPPLLLDHAFAVKQFDSATPLAQVLQDEGLLQGVFSVLEEARSVSEELSAKDSHPGYIVAKEDTRPAEPAAEGENEESKKPALLYEDFHPFKPRQFAGKPDITILEFDRFNATIDEYFSSLESQKLESRLTEREEAAKKKLDAVRQEHQKRLGELEKAQDLHIHKAGAIEDNVYRVQEAMDAVNGLIAQGMDWVEIERLVEMEQSRGNPVAKIIKLPLKLHENTITLLLGEAGNIDDEDEKIFTDDESEEESEDEEQEEAKAAERQSALLTIDIDLGLTPWANATQYYEQKKVAAAKQQKTAQSSTKALKSHEKKVTQDLKRGLKQEKQVLHLSRNPFWFEKFLFFISSEGYLVLGGRDAMQSEMLYRRQLKKGDIFVNADLQGATPMVVKNRLGAANAPIPPSTLSQAGNLCVSTSSAWDSKAVMPAYWVEASQVTKTGPGGIVPTGEFIVNGEKNFLAPSQLVLGFAVAFQVSKESLRNHKTGRFDIPEIAEETSAAAEPAEHKEFVQEQITTGVPKETGEVNGQEQGMKQEQEQEQERGQDSESDEEDPDQVPAKNPLQRGVSEAQHEPGGPESNKKDAEGEDQKNGEAEQEPEEEAAEKGEEAQDEAGEQAQEAQEEDQQLSARERRALRKGQLDSPAPAKGKLSAQSKQPAAKKPPAPTRGKKAKNKKAAAKYADQDEDERELVLRVLGGKSAKAEKAEAAAAAKEAREREAEAAKKRRKAQHERAAEAERKRQALFEADDYDEETAVAEAADLSWIPALVGTPHPEDEIIAAIPICAPWAALGRYKYRVKLQPGAVKKGKAVKEILGRWIAETNTGKVKKEQAEDLGLSLADAEKLRAREGELIKTWKETEIINTVPVGKVRIMGAAGGGGGDSKNKGKGGNPKGGNAKGGKGGKKK, from the exons ATGAAGCAAAGATTCTCGTCTTTGGACGTCAAG GTTATTACCCGCGAGCTCGCCTCGGAGGTAGTCAATCTACGAGTATCCAACATCTACGATCTCTCGTCG CGAATCTTCCTTTTCAAACTCGCCAAACCCGACCACCGCAGACAACTAATCATCGACTCCGGCTTTCGCTGCCATGTCACGCAATACTCGcgaacaacagcaacaacacccTCCCACTTCGTAACCCGCCTTCGCAAAGCCCTGAAATCGCGTCGAGTGACCTCCGTCGAACAAATCGGCACAGACCGCATCATTGACTTTTCCTTCAGCGATGGCATGTACCACTTGTTCCTGGAGTTTTTCGCAGGCGGGAATATCATCCTCACGGACCGCGAGTATAATATCCTAGCTGTGTTCCGGACGGTGCCTGAGGAGGAGGTACGGGTTGGCTTGAAGTATACGGTTACCGATAAGCAGAATTATCACGGGGTGCCGGATATCACGGCGGAGAGGATCAGGGAGACGTTGGAGAAGGCGCAGGAGGCGTTTGCGAAGGAGGAGGCGGGGCCGAAGaagtcgaagaagaagggggTTGACGTTTTGAGGAAGGCACTGTCGCAGGGGTTTCCTGAGTATCCGCCGCTTTTGTTGGATCATGCGTTTGCTGTGAAGCAGTTTGATTCGGCGACGCCGTTGGCGCAGGTTCTGCAGGATGAGGGTCTTTTACAAGGGGTTTTTAGTGTTTTGGAGGAAGCGCGAAGCGTTTCTGAAGAACTCTCTGCTAAGGATAGTCATCCGGGTTATATCGTTGCCAAAGAGGATACTCGACCTGCCGAACCCGCCGCTGAGGGCGAGAACGAGGAATCGAAGAAGCCGGCCTTGCTCTATGAAGACTTCCACCCGTTCAAGCCCCGACAATTCGCAGGAAAGCCGGATATCACGATCCTAGAATTCGACCGCTTCAATGCTACTATCGACGAGTATTTCTCATCCCTTGAATCTCAAAAGCTGGAGTCAAGACTCACGGAACGCGAGGAGgcagcgaagaagaagctcgATGCCGTCAGACAGGAGCACCAGAAGCGTCTGGGCGAGCTAGAGAAGGCCCAGGATCTGCATATCCACAAAGCAGGTGCAATCGAGGATAACGTCTATCGGGTTCAAGAAGCAATGGACGCAGTCAACGGCCTGATTGCTCAAGGAATGGATTGGGTGGAAATCGAACGCCTGGTTGAGATGGAGCAAAGTCGCGGTAACCCTGTCGCCAAGATCATTAAGTTGCCGCTAAAGCTGCACGAGAACACCATCACACTCCTCCTGGGTGAGGCGGGAAATattgacgacgaggacgagaagATCTTCACTGATGACGAGTCCGAGGAAGAATcggaggatgaagagcaggaggaGGCTAAAGCTGCGGAGAGGCAGTCTGCGCTGCTGACAATTGACATTGACCTTGGTCTCACGCCGTGGGCGAATGCCACCCAGTACTACGAACAGAAGAAGGTGGCTGCCGCGAAGCAGCAGAAGACAGCTCAGTCGTCTACCAAGGCGTTGAAGAGTCATGAAAAGAAGGTTACTCAGGATCTGAAGCGTGGGCTGAAGCAAGAGAAGCAAGTATTGCATCTTTCTAGAAACCCCTTCTGGTTCGAGAAgtttctgttcttcatctCTTCAGAGGGCTACTTGGTCTTGGGTGGTCGCGACGCCATGCAAAGCGAAATGCTCTACCGACGCCAGCTCAAAAAAGGCGACATCTTCGTGAACGCCGATCTACAAGGCGCTACACCCATGGTCGTGAAAAACAGACTCGGAGCTGCTAACGCACCGATTCCCCCAAGCACCCTTTCCCAAGCTGGTAACCTCTGCGTCTCTACTTCGAGCGCTTGGGATTCCAAAGCGGTCATGCCTGCATACTGGGTTGAGGCGAGCCAAGTAACCAAGACTGGCCCTGGCGGTATTGTCCCTACGGGCGAATTTATCGTCAACGGCGAGAAGAACTTTCTGGCTCCCTCGCAGCTTGTTCTTGGATTTGCTGTGGCGTTCCAAGTTAGCAAGGAGAGTCTTCGGAATCATAAGACTGGAAGATTTGACATTCCCGAGATCGCTGAGGAGacctcagcagcagcagagccGGCTGAGCACAAAGAATTTGTCCAGGAGCAGATTACAACGGGAGTTCCGAAGGAAACTGGGGAGGTTAACGGACAGGAGCAAGGGATGAAACAAGAACAAGAGCAAGAGCAGGAACGAGGACAGGATTCCGAATCGGATGAGGAAGATCCTGATCAAGTTCCTGCGAAGAATCCTCTCCAGCGCGGAGTTTCTGAAGCGCAACATGAGCCTGGTGGCCCTGAGTCAAACAAGAAGGATGCAGAAGGCGAAGATCAAAAGAACGGAGAGGCGGAACAAGAACCAGAAGAGGAGGCGGCAGAGAAAGgcgaagaggcccaagatgAGGCAGGAGAACAAGCACAAGAGGCACAAGAGGAAGACCAACAACTCTCTGCAAGAGAGCGGCGCGCGCTTCGAAAAGGACAACTCGACTCGCCAGCCCCAGCCAAAGGCAAGCTTTCCGCACAGTCCAAGCAGCCAGCAGCCAAGAAACCACCTGCCCCCACGCGCGGCAAGAAAgccaagaacaagaaggccGCAGCCAAATACGCGGACCAAGACGAGGATGAACGCGAGCTAGTCCTCCGCGTCCTTGGCGGCAAGAGCGCCAAAGCCGAAAAGGCTGAAGCTGCAGCCGCAGCAAAGGAGGCCCGCGAGCGCGAAGCTGAAGCTGCGAAGAAGCGCCGCAAGGCCCAGCACGAACGCGCTGCGGAAGCAGAGCGCAAACGACAAGCCCTCTTTGAAGCTGATGACTACGACGAGGAAACTGCGGTTGCTGAGGCGGCGGACCTTTCCTGGATCCCGGCCCTTGTTGGCACTCCCCACCCTGAAGACGAGATCATTGCTGCGATTCCCATCTGCGCACCATGGGCCGCTCTGGGTCGTTACAAGTACCGCGTGAAATTACAGCCGGGTGCCGTAAAGAAGGGCAAAGCTGTGAAGGAGATCCTTGGACGGTGGATTGCGGAAACCAACACAGGAAAGGTGAAGAAGGAGCAGGCTGAGGATCTGGGTCTTAGTCTGGCTGATGCGGAGAAACTGCGGGCTCGGGAAGGGGAGTTGATCAAGACATGGAAGGAGACGGAGATCATCAATACGGTGCCTGTGGGTAAGGTACGGATTATGGGggctgctggcggtggaggtGGAGACTCCAAGAACAAAGGCAAGGGTGGTAATCCCAAAGGTGGTAATgctaaaggaggaaaaggtggaaagaagaaataa
- a CDS encoding uncharacterized protein (COG:S;~EggNog:ENOG410PGDP), whose translation MSASPRKPGTPKSSTAESSSANGSPSRSHTRSPSAAATNGLTRTPSGRQPVSARAAARRPTRSNLSMSSSIPKVNNDPSEEEARAQNAALIEDLKEQLQKAETASEQYRKQLGVLQMKLDEAVSEQGKLEDQSHERESKIEALNGEIREHVRQIRDLEQSHEMERNAMLQEKEQQISREEEMQATIQRLKESLAQKDMKINAESASFRNRSSAEVDGQFAPSSQLERSPSRNNSKLLLQKDKLIESLRLELAESQIKLVEMENKGGGRQRELEKELLEARMANARLMEDNESYQLLLSERTLNGDFAKGEFMRELHPDTPEPSEAANDSGNNLGSLAEELESMDAKAETDHMRKLETEVRTLKDQNKALTLYIERIISRVLQHEGFETILDKNENDPPATAKPKNPTTEKDLPPTPPEHDDSGGQSFLKRARSSIAGPNQPPAKPRSRPTSVMQPPTSVPSGPPTAHENPNTAPSIPLNRAQSVRLGHRRARSDQADVSAATVVGQMYRGRNSGGPVSPTIMGPGSRQSLFGGSVMSSGMSSTGRAPSLSSQPERSRLSSSESVTSDLHETASTGATSSSPRSSSGMTNYTGAVMTQNKLRPLRLVSETHKAAEEEEIARKKANRQSWIPWFNRTNTNESTQS comes from the exons ATGTCTGCGTCACCACGCAAACCCGGAACACCCAAATCTTCGACTGCGGAGAGCTCCTCGGCTAATGGTTCGCCTTCGCGGAGCCATACTCGATCTCCCAGCGCCGCCGCAACAAATGGCTTGACTCGTACTCCCTCCGGCCGCCAACCCGTTTCTGCGCGTGCTGCTGCCCGAAGGCCAACCCGATCCAATCTCAGCATGTCATCGAGCATCCCGAAAGTGAATAATGATCCGTCCGAGGAAGAGGCACGGGCTCAGAATGCTGCCCTCATTGAGGACTTGAAGGAGCAGTTGCAGAAGGCGGAGACGGCCTCCGAGCAGTACCGCAAGCAGCTCGGGGTCCTGCAGATGAAACTCGACGAGGCAGTCAGTGAACAGGGGAAATTGGAGGACCAGTCTCACGAGAGGGAGAGCAAGATCGAGGCGTTGAATGGTGAGATTCGTGAGCATGTTCGCCAGATCCGGGATCTGGAGCAGTCTCATGAAATGGAACGGAACGCTATGCTGCAGGAGAAGGAACAGCAGATCAGCCGGGAGGAGGAGATGCAGGCTACTATCCAACGATTGAAGGAGTCGTTGGCACAGAAGGACATGAAGATTAATGCTGAGAGTG CTAGTTTCCGTAACCGGTCGTCCGCAGAAGTCGATGGGCAGTTTGCACCCTCGTCGCAACTCGAACGAAGCCCTTCGCGGAATAACTCTAAGCTGCTCTTGCAAAAAGACAAGTTGATCGAGTCTCTTCGCCTCGAGCTGGCAGAGTCCCAGATTAAGCTTGTGGAGATGGAGAACAAGGGTGGTGGTCGTCAGCGGGAACTCGAGAAGGAGCTCCTTGAGGCTCGCATGGCCAATGCTCGTCTGATGGAGGACAACGAGAGCTACCAGTTGCTTCTGAGCGAGAGGACCCTGAACGGTGACTTTGCTAAGGGTGAGTTCATGCGTGAACTTCACCCTGACACTCCTGAGCCCTCCGAAGCCGCCAATGATTCAGGAAATAACTTGGGGTCCTTGGCTGAGGAGCTGGAATCCATGGATGCCAAGGCCGAGACGGACCATATGCGCAAGCTTGAAACCGAGGTCCGCACCCTGAAGGACCAGAACAAAGCATTGACCCTCTACATCGAGCGCATCATTAGCCGCGTCCTTCAGCACGAAGGCTTCGAGACCATCCTAGACAAGAACGAGAACGATCCCCCGGCTACCGCGAAGCCGAAAAATCCCACGACCGAGAAGGATCTCCCCCCAACACCTCCTGAACATGACGATAGCGGAGGGCAGTCCTTTCTTAAAAGAGCTAGATCATCTATTGCTGGACCGAATCAGCCCCCAGCCAAACCTAGGTCCCGTCCAACAAGCGTTATGCAGCCACCTACAAGCGTCCCGTCAGGTCCTCCCACCGCTCACGAGAACCCAAATACAGCACCTAGCATCCCGCTTAACCGTGCCCAATCCGTACGGCTTGGCCACCGTCGGGCTCGATCTGACCAAGCAGATGTATCAGCCGCCACAGTTGTTGGCCAGATGTATCGAGGACGAAACTCTGGAGGTCCAGTGAGCCCCACGATAATGGGCCCGGGCTCCCGACAAAGTCTCTTCGGCGGAAGTGTTATGTCTTCGGGTATGAGCAGCACTGGCCGTGCACCGTCACTGTCTAGCCAGCCGGAACGTAGCCGGTTGAGCAGCTCGGAAAGCGTCACTAGCGACCTTCACGAGACCGCTTCGACTGGCGCAACTTCCAGCTCCCCTCGTTCCAGCAGCGGCATGACCAACTACACCGGAGCAGTCATGACCCAGAACAAGCTGCGTCCCTTGCGTTTGGTCAGTGAGACGCACAAGgcagccgaagaagaagaaattgcTCGCAAGAAGGCGAACCGGCAAAGCTGGATCCCCTGGTTCAACCGTACGAACACGAACGAGTCCACGCAATCCTAA
- the RET3 gene encoding coatomer subunit zeta (BUSCO:EOG09264OBA;~COG:U;~EggNog:ENOG410PJAW;~InterPro:IPR022775,IPR011012,IPR039652;~PFAM:PF01217;~go_component: GO:0030126 - COPI vesicle coat [Evidence IEA];~go_process: GO:0006890 - retrograde vesicle-mediated transport, Golgi to endoplasmic reticulum [Evidence IEA]) codes for MPGSLSLFSVNAVLLMSADDGSRIFAKYFSPPHPPAGVAPNSTDYPGANPYPTVKEQKAFEQGLLEKTNKQTSDVILYDNRIVVFKMESDVMLYVVGSAEENEVLLYNVVLSLRDALGILFKGATDKRTIVENYDLVALAIDEIIDDGIILETDPVLIASRVSRAPAPDAPNMKSIDLSEQGLMNAWEFGKRRLAEGLRQM; via the exons ATGCCCggctccctctccctcttctccgTCAACGCGGTCCTCCTTATGTCCGCCGATGACGGCTCTCGCATCTTCGCCAAGTACTTCTCGCCGCCTCACCCCCCGGCCGGCGTTGCGCCCAATTCCACCGATTACCCCGGTGCCAATCCCTATCCGACGGTGAAGGAGCAGAAGGCATTTGAGCAAGGTCTTCTTGAGAAGACGAACAAGCAGACTAGCGATGTGATCCTTTATGATAACCGGATTGTGGTGTTCAAGATGGAGAGTGATGTGATGCTTTATGTGGTTGGGAGTGCGGAGGAGAATGAGGTGTTGTTGTATAACGTAGTTTTGTCGCTGAGGGATGCGTTGGGGATTTTGTTCAA GGGCGCCACGGACAAGCGCACAATCGTTGAAAACTACGACCTAGTCGCCCTCGCCATTGACGAGATCATCGACGACGGTATCATCCTCGAGACCGACCCCGTCCTTATTGCCTCGCGTGTCAGCCGTGCACCTGCCCCCGATGCGCCGAACATGAAGAGCATCGACTTGTCGGAACAAGGATTGATGAATGCCTGGGAGTTCGGAAAGAGGCGTCTGGCAGAGGGATTGCGGCAGATGTAG